One window of the Onychostoma macrolepis isolate SWU-2019 chromosome 21, ASM1243209v1, whole genome shotgun sequence genome contains the following:
- the LOC131529213 gene encoding hemagglutinin/amebocyte aggregation factor-like yields MKSGALLLILTGLLARGQGWKNSYDGPLNFNCPAGQSISSITSEHNNHYEDRVWDFGCQVTSGQTSECSWSSYVNDFDQVLLFECPTKQVIAGMNSYHSNSYEDRRWKFYCCKSKFNAESCHWTSYVNSFDEYLQWTVPSKNVLVGTESYHQNHEEDRRWRFKVCVQNTY; encoded by the exons ATGAAGTCAGGAGCTCTGCTTTTGATACTGACTGGACTGTTGGCCCGTGGACAAG GCTGGAAGAACAGCTATGATGGGCCTCTAAATTTTAACTGTCCTGCAGGCCAGTCAATATCCTCCATAACAAG CGAACACAACAATCACTATGAGGACCGGGTTTGGGACTTTGGCTGTCAAGTCACCAGTGGCCAGACCTCAGAATGTTCCTGGTCAAGCTACGTCAACGACTTCGACCAAGTGCTCCTCTTTGAGTGTCCAACAAAACAAGTGATTGCAGGAATGAACAGCTACCACAGCAACAGCTATGAGGACAGACG CTGGAAGTTTTACTGCTGTAAAAGTAAGTTTAATGCTGAAAGCTGTCATTGGACCTCGTACGTGAACTCCTTTGATGAGTACCTCCAATGGACCGTACCTTCCAAGAACGTCCTGGTGGGCACTGAAAGCTACCATCAAAATCATGAAGA AGATCGACGATGGAGGTTCAAGGTCTGTGTCCAAAACACATATTGA